In one Thermanaerovibrio velox DSM 12556 genomic region, the following are encoded:
- a CDS encoding alanine:cation symporter family protein produces MCIFYILGGGLILLRYLDQLPKALYLIVSSAFTGSAAMGGFAGAAVSQAMKVGFARSVFSNEAGWGSAPMIHSTARVDHPVRQGLMGIFEVFVDTFIICTVTCLVIVVTGKWSSGLDGATLTLSAFETGIGRYGRLVLALAVFIFGLTTSGGVYAQMEVVLRYLLGNSAWKDRLLGFYKWTYPIPSLLMVYVAVWFGLPGTVVWVFSDASTALPIFANVVALWLLAPKFLSLLEDYRTRYMRAPQGETLKPLVPPFYDEQSA; encoded by the coding sequence ATGTGCATATTCTACATATTGGGGGGAGGGCTCATCCTGCTGCGCTACCTGGATCAGCTGCCCAAGGCCCTGTACCTCATCGTGAGCTCCGCCTTCACCGGCAGCGCCGCGATGGGGGGCTTTGCGGGAGCGGCGGTGTCCCAGGCCATGAAGGTGGGCTTCGCCAGGTCCGTGTTCAGCAACGAGGCGGGTTGGGGCTCCGCCCCTATGATCCACTCCACCGCAAGGGTTGATCACCCGGTGAGACAAGGCCTCATGGGCATCTTCGAGGTCTTCGTGGACACCTTCATCATATGCACCGTGACCTGCCTGGTCATAGTGGTGACCGGCAAGTGGTCCAGCGGACTGGACGGGGCCACCCTCACCCTGTCGGCCTTCGAGACCGGCATAGGCCGGTACGGAAGGCTGGTGCTGGCCCTGGCGGTCTTCATCTTCGGCCTTACCACCTCCGGGGGGGTCTACGCCCAGATGGAGGTGGTGCTCCGGTACCTCCTGGGGAACTCTGCCTGGAAGGACCGGCTGCTCGGCTTCTACAAGTGGACCTACCCGATACCCAGCCTTCTAATGGTCTACGTGGCGGTGTGGTTCGGGCTCCCCGGGACGGTCGTATGGGTCTTCTCGGACGCCTCCACGGCGCTTCCCATCTTCGCCAACGTGGTGGCCCTGTGGCTCTTGGCCCCCAAGTTCCTATCCCTCCTGGAGGACTACCGGACAAGGTACATGAGGGCCCCCCAAGGGGAGACCCTAAAGCCCCTGGTACCGCCGTTCTACGACGAGCAGTCCGCGTGA
- a CDS encoding dimethylarginine dimethylaminohydrolase family protein encodes MEFRNVIVRTPGRSVTEGITSCPELGKPDYPLALEQHREYVRALASCGVNVTVLEPLEEYPDSCFVEDTAVITRNCAIITNPGAPSRKGEVESMAQVLKGFFPEDRIEFIRSPGTLEGGDVMMVGDHFYVGLSARTNQEGIDQFLSILSRHGLRGSAVPLREVLHLKTGVNYIEDNNLLVSGEFVDRPEFKGFNRIVVPPEEAYGANCIWVNGTVLVPKGYPTVERAVRDLGYRVITVDTSEFRKIDGGLSCLSLRF; translated from the coding sequence ATGGAGTTCAGGAACGTGATAGTGCGTACCCCCGGCAGGTCCGTCACGGAGGGCATAACCTCCTGTCCGGAGCTTGGGAAACCGGATTACCCCCTCGCCCTGGAACAGCACCGGGAGTACGTGAGGGCCCTCGCGTCCTGCGGGGTCAACGTAACGGTGCTGGAGCCCCTGGAGGAGTATCCGGACTCCTGCTTCGTGGAGGACACGGCGGTGATAACCAGGAACTGCGCCATAATAACAAACCCCGGGGCCCCAAGCCGCAAGGGGGAAGTGGAATCCATGGCCCAGGTGCTCAAGGGCTTCTTCCCGGAGGACCGGATAGAGTTCATCCGATCCCCCGGCACCCTGGAGGGGGGGGACGTGATGATGGTGGGGGACCACTTTTACGTGGGCCTCTCCGCCAGGACGAACCAGGAGGGAATAGACCAGTTCCTATCCATACTTAGCCGCCACGGCCTCAGGGGGTCCGCGGTGCCCCTGCGGGAGGTGCTGCACCTCAAGACCGGGGTCAACTACATAGAGGACAACAACCTGCTGGTCTCCGGGGAGTTCGTGGACCGCCCCGAGTTCAAGGGCTTCAACCGGATAGTGGTCCCCCCAGAGGAGGCCTACGGGGCCAACTGCATTTGGGTCAACGGAACCGTGCTGGTCCCCAAGGGGTACCCCACCGTGGAGAGGGCAGTCCGGGACCTGGGCTACCGGGTCATCACGGTGGACACCTCGGAGTTCCGAAAGATAGACGGGGGCCTCTCCTGCCTGTCCCTACGGTTCTAG